One Panicum virgatum strain AP13 chromosome 9K, P.virgatum_v5, whole genome shotgun sequence genomic region harbors:
- the LOC120646918 gene encoding uncharacterized protein LOC120646918, translating to MARAIRHAAHKEHHLFLVDSGGSSGTDRSFVCDGCGCPGAGLRYRCGACDFDLHAPCATAPGAAWFFFHGQHPLVFEVAAGVGEPRRRCDICETDIRGMHYRCRPCGFDVHPICAQLPGAAISPLHPEHVVMLSVGGPECARCGADCVWRYRCGVCDVNIHPRCLLGTDQTPLNITLKKKKKTPLNIPKSN from the coding sequence ATGGCCAGAGCGATCCGGCACGCCGCCCACAAGGAGCACCACTTGTTCCTCGTCGATTCCGGCGGGAGCAGCGGCACCGACCGCAGCTTCGTGTGCGACGGCTGCGGCTGCCCGGGCGCCGGCCTCCGCTACCGCTGCGGCGCGTGCGACTTCGATCTGCACGCGCCCTGCGCGACGGCGCCCGGGGCCGCGTGGTTCTTCTTCCACGGCCAGCACCCGCTCGTGTTCGAggtggccgccggcgtcggcgaacctcgccgccgctgcgacATCTGCGAGACGGACATCCGCGGCATGCACTACCGCTGCCGGCCGTGCGGCTTCGACGTGCACCCCATCTGCGCACAGCTGCCGGGCGCCGCCATCTCGCCGCTGCACCCGGAGCACGTCGTGATGCTCAGCGTGGGCGGCCCCGAGTGCGCGCGCTGCGGCGCCGACTGCGTGTGGCGCTACCGCTGTGGCGTGTGCGACGTCAACATTCACCCAAGATGCCTGCTGGGGACTGATCAGACGCCGCTCAACAttaccctcaaaaaaaaaaaaaagacgccGCTCAACATCCCCAAGAGCAACTAG